TACTAGTAAGTGGAACTCGCCTTCTTTACACGAGCTTTCAAGTTCACAATGTATTTCCTACATCTGTATTTAGAATTCTGACTGACCACTTCAGTAGAATTGATTATTTAAAGAGTGGTGCGCGAACTACCACCAGTATTATGGATTGCAGTAATCTTTGAGTTCCCCACAGATCTCTGTAGATATGCTTGTTGTTGCACCTAACAGTGTTTTGTAAGTTACATGTAGTTGTGGTAAGAGTTGGATGTACAAATTTTGTATACAAGGTGAACACTTCCCTTCTCAAGGCTTGTTGACCGTTTATGTCTAGACGAAGTGATGATTGATGTTGCTCTATATGCATCTCTTTCTTCCAGGCAACAACCTGCTTCTATCCTCTAGATTCTACTCTTGgaaatacacttgtatgtaATGACTGCCTCAACCTGTCCCTGTTACTCCCTTTCCATTCAACTTAAAATATCTAGAAATAACTCCAATTTATTTGAAAAAAGAGCATCATTATGTTGACATCGATATAATGGCACTAGAAATTTCTTGGCTTTCTTTAATAACTTTCTTGTTCAATGTTCTTCTGTAATATTTTGCTCTGAAATCCAAGGGTTATGAAATGATAAATTAATATAAAGTTATAAATACTAGAACACTGGATCTAAAACCAAGGCAGCACTGCCCTGACTTTCAGTAGGTTTATTTTGGGGATAAGGATAAAGACCAGATCATTGTACAATGTCAGGCAATACCACATGCCTTTTCATCAGGTGTAGTTATGTTGCCTATAAGATTTTTatttataatcatttcattatttacaGCCTATACCTCATGCTCTTTGGCTATACTTTTGAGCTATATTCATTTTTTGGAGGATTTTTAGGAAAAAGTTTCAAAGGTCATCGTACAATGGACAGGTCAGGTTTGAAATTCATATGcagagtgatgatgatgatgaccgAAACAAAGCAGAGAAAGGAAGCAAGCACCATCACCAATAAAACCTTTAGGAATGATGGCAATGTACTTTTCATTCAACTTGAGGACCTGCAACTACAGTCAACCTTTGCTGAGTCAACCTCACATAAGTTGAATAACCACTTAAGTCAAAGGTCATTTCAAattctcttctctttatattctattgattttaatccctcataagtcaaattttcctaagttgaagctatttcttcagtcaaaGTAGATTCAGCtgaggcaaggttgactgtatgttCAGCAGGTACAAAGAAGAAGACAGAGCAACAATTCGACAATGATCCAAcacctactgtatacgccgaatatttcgcgaggtttatattttcgtgaatttcgcaagtcatctgctattcgcgaaattaaaaacacgcaaaaatattgactctaatgccgttatgaatgtgacgtatgcatACAgattgtatacatttctccgttcagtacaggactccacgattgcgaatttgaccactcacgaaattgtcgggaagtcccgattcgcgaaatttagactcgcgaaatgtATGGCGTATACAATATATAACTTAGGCAGTTGCTCATTGTATGCCAAAGTCTGCAGCTCCAAGACTGTTTGACTCATGTCATGAGCTGAGGCAGAAATAACAGGTGTCAACGGGAATCATTGCCAAAATATGATTCATTTTATGAACGTTATGTAAAACCCAAGGGGGTACCAATGCAATTTTGTATGTTGTTGATGTTAAACTGCACAAGACTTTTGTTCATAGTAGACAGGTGGTACAGTACTAGGTATTCGTAGAATGTAGATCTCATCACAATATTGAGATCATGAATTTACAATGTAGGATTCCTACAATGTTGTATACATACAAAATTTGGTGCACTCAGTGTAATCTGCTGGCCAGCAGCTTAtaccatttttgttttgcttgcttTACAGTGTAGTTCACATgtgagtaataataataataatgataataataataatgatgatgataataataataataataataataataataataataataataataataataataataataataataataataataataataataataataataataataataataataataataataataataataataataataataataaagatgtCCTCTCTGGCCTGAAATAAagtaacaacaaacaagcataaTTTACTAATATTTGAAGTCTTGCTACTATTGCGTGCATATGTATGAAATAGAAGGCTATAGTATTCcaaagttttgcatgttttcactTAGAAATTAAACTGGTCAGCCATCATACAgtgcatacactgtatttaataGGCCTATGTCCTTCGATGATTTTATGATAAAGGGCATTGTACAGTACTTTGTACTTCTAACTTCATCTAGTGTACaattatgtatatcattgtaGAGTTGAACCAAGACCAATCATGTCACATCAAAATGACATTCTGAGTCAAAACAAACTGTAGAAACATGAGCACGAGTATACAGTCCACTTTCGCACATTGTAAATCCACAGTTACAAGTGTACTAATGCAAAATATTGTTCTTATTGGTATGGATGCATGTGAATTTCAGTATGTGATTACATGTGGTTGTCACACAGACTTTCATTGCTTCAGCCAATGCAGCAACATAGAGGCTTCTAGTACAGAGAAACCCCTATTACCATTCAAATCCCATAACATACCAATACCCCAAAACTTTCCCTTTTCTTCTAACTTGGTAATACAGGATGCAATAAGCTGAGATACTACCATAATTGTCAGATTTAACTAACACAGTCACATACCAAACACTTCCTTATCATGGTAAAGTGAAAAGGAACTGGGTATTATTATTAGTATGGTACTGTACTACCAGGATACATGTGAGTACATAGGGATGTGCAACATATCATTTTCTTAGTATGTACCGGTACTAAAAATCTGTACATTTTATTGCAAAGTATGTTCTTCAATTGCAAGATTGCTTTACTGTGtttcatgaaatgtgtgaaaccaaaaaatgaataaataaatataaataaatgaatgtttaATGATAACTTGTCTGTTAAAGCTGTATGCCAACTGTTTATTTTTCCCAgtattttgtactgtttttgCCAAAAACTATGCCTACatgtttcatggaaaatacctCTTTTTGCCAAATTGTACTGCTATTCGTGTCTATGGCAGGAGAGGTGAAAATAGTATCTTTCTACTAGAAATATGTTGTATCATCCGTCGAAGTACTGCGATGTTATCAAAGTTGGCATCAATGGATAAGCCTCTGAAATGTCAATTCGCGCTTTCATGCTGCTTGAGCATGAACACATGATTCAAAGTACAAGTGTACTAGTATGATCTTGTTAGGGACAGGACTCCATACCTTTAAAAGTTTATGAAGTAAGGATGATAGGAAGTGACTAGAAGcttggggggaggggatgggacttaaaaatagataaacaaagaaTAATTTCAGAGCACAGCCTTACTCTTTTCCCACTAGAGAAGACAAACTGTGTCAAGAGGTCAACCTTGCTGGATAGAAGTCCAGAGAGTGAAACTAAAGTGGGAGAGGATTTTCCTTTCCGATCTTATCTCGAGTTGCTCTAAATATCCCAGCATCGCTTTATGGTGTGGCTTACACTACACCACAGTATGTAAATTGAGTGCCAAGCTTAGATTCTGACCTGTTCAAAGTTGTATTTtctgagtacatgtacatgtacttcttacAACTAGTGACTATACAGTTGGTGTGGTCAGTGTACTAAATGCAGCTGTGATTCAAGATATTGATACTGTATTTTCTCTGTAATGTATAGaatgtttgttgtgtgtgtttgttgtgtacTGTAGGAGAGGTCAGCAATTATCTCTTTCTCCTcttgctctctttctctctttttcgcATTTGTATGGTTTTTTGCCTCAATGCTGAAATAGCATtctttaatgagtacatttggATAAAGAGGGAGAGCTACAAgttatacagtcaaccttgccgaagttgaatctatttggactgaagaaattgtacattttgtagctTTGTGCAAGGAATCTATTCTGACTGTAGAAATTGTAGCCTagacttagagaaaatttgacttacatttgtatgagggattaaaatcaataagatataaagagaagaggacttgaaaagaccttcgacttatATATTGTAGGCGTTTATTCAACTTAGGCATTTATTCAACTTGCGCAAGGTCAGCTTGAGCAAGGTTGACTGTTATACTCTgtagaatgtacaatgtaggctgCTCATCTGTTTGGGATGATTTCTGATGCATCAGCTTTCCTTGAAAAAGTAAGCTACTGGAGACATTCTCCCATAATTTGTTAGATTggttcatgtttgtgtgtgtgtgtgtttgtgtgtgtgttttattacaAAACCATCTTCGATTGATTtgatattaaagaaaatattcttcagtgaaaaaaaaaaaagaagaagttttgaCAGATATCTGAAGTTAAGGTGCTCCTCTGCTTGGAATAGAACATGAATGTATACTTGGTAAATATGATGCCTGGCccggtgtacatgtacattttcccCTGTAACTTCAATCTACTGCTGCAGGGGTGGGTGTGAAGTCAGAATTTGTAATGAGTACAACCATGCTTTTACTTTTATCGTCATCATtcttgtattattatcatcattatcgttattattattattgatatccTCATATCAAAATTAGCACTATAAATACACAAGAGAAGTGGTGTTGAAATAAATTTTCTTTAACCTTGCTAAAGCGGTATACACAGTGTGCTCAGTATGCATAAATTTGGCAGtgccgaaaagaaagaaaaaaatacagcctcCATCAAGCGTGTTAAAATGTTGATGACTTGTGTGAGTAAAGCTGGTGGTTATCAGCTTGAATTATAAACTATTTCCTCCCCTTCATTCTGTGGCTGCTATTCTGCCTATTACAGTATTAGTGGTAATTTAATTTTCATCCTTCtgttctctccccccccccccaaccgacactctttttctctgtctgcTGGCAAGTTAAGCACCTTTTTTCCTAGACCTTTTTTCAAGCTGAGTTGAAGCATCTACACGAATTTGTAAAGGTTATCTGCGTCAAACTCATTGGAGGTGTGCACGCAGAATGTGCGATGATTACACGTGATACACAACTCGGGCTAGATGAATGTGTTGATTACTGTTGCCAGCACGCTGAAGTGATTTACACAGTATACTCACACATGCTTAGAATTGAATTCCAGGGTCAGTCCTTAACGTTTAAATACAGTGCACAGCACAGTATCTACTGATTACTTGCATTTTGCACTATAGAATCTTTTAGGTTTACGTGCAACTGTATAATGTTGTGAGttcctgttgtttttttttttcttggttttttaTTTCACCTGTAAAATTCAGTCCACAGGCATATTATACCATTTTTTTTGCATGTATTATTAAAACCATCTCAAATACAGTCCTGTATGATGTAGGGTTGCATACTACATACAGGTATGGCAACCTGAAAGTGCATTGAGGTTGTATGCACTTGtaagcatacatgtacagctgtagatgATTTCTGTAAATATCATATGATTATATCAAATAATATGTGGTGTAGTATGTCATGGCCTCAAGGCCTTTTTTTGCGTGATTACATATGCCAATCATGATGTTGATGAACAGATGTCCATTACAATAAAGAtgtcaaaatgtgaacattaaATTTATTTTAGATTATCAGTGGTCTTGTACAAAGTCATCATTCTAATGGTACACAGTGCGTAGCAGTCATGATTATTTGGGAAAAATCACACAGGTAGGTCTTgggaagattttgatcacaatccaaatcacaattttaatcatgattttttttttttttttttttttttacttgatagGCATCCACATGACAAATTAGTTAGATGTGGATCATAATCTCCAAATTGATGTTTAGATGATGATTATTGATGTTTGTGTAAACCCATACAGTGACAATAATCCAAAAATTTTTTTACTGCCAAGTGAAGAAGGAGTGTTTAAATGTGTAGTacacattgagaaaaaaaaaaatgggcaaaacaCCTGGGGAGTTTCAGAAATCGGCACTTTGGATACATACAAATATGTATGCATTTTCTTTGAGTAACAAGTAGTTGCCGTTGCCTCTCAACTTTTCCTGAAACACTAGAATACAATATATGAGGGAAAACGTTTTTGCAGTTGTCATTTCAGCATACAGTAGGCATTGTTTGCAAAGAAGGGGTAGGAGCTACCCTGTATCAACCTCAGAAACCAGAGTTCAGAGCAGGTCAGGAGTACTCTATTAAATgcattgtacacatgtacatgtatggggAAGGCCTCCTGTAGTCGGTACCTCTGCTGGCAGCAGTTTCCTCTAAGCAAAGGAGGatgttgcattttgttttgtttttgtttttgttttgttttgcaagaaAGTGGTTGGACATGTTACAGGGAATTTGATGTCGCTTCCTTGTCATGCCAGAATGATTATTTGCCCATTGTTTCTAGTGCTGGCATGTGCTTTATGTTAGTGACATTGATGAGCTGCAAGGGCTTGTGTCATGACCAGTTTCAGAGGCCTTAAATAGCAAGTAGCTCCTTTTATCTTTGGGTGTTTCTTATTCCATGAAGGTCATTGGAAGACTGaatataacattttatatttgtgtttatGCATGAATAAACAGTTTGTGTGTGGAAGAAAAGATCTTGTATtctattcttttattttgatacacCAGTCTTATTTGGATTACTTATAAcatatctcaaaaaaaaaaaaaggactacactgtaccagtacatgtatataattactGCAGAACACATTTCTTCTCTTTGcttttgaaaatatttgtgtCTTCAGTTCAGCTTCAATTCAATTACCATCCAACAAAAGGTTGAAGCAAAATACACAGTATACATTATAAATACAAATCGTATCATGTTATTAATTTTTAAGAAATTCAGTACATACAGTTGTAATACAGTGTGGATCATAGAAGTATGATACTTTCGCCAACAGGGAGGAAAAATTGTCCACTTTGAATGACAAGACTAAAAGACTAACAGTAGttagagcagggaggtgtgagaGAGCCCTATAAAAGTGATTCTATACCATGTGTTATTCGTACATTGTAGTATTTGAAGGGCAGTATAGTAGACACTTACTGACTGATGTCCCCTGAAGGCTATTAAAAGAAAGGTGTTTAACTCAATCCTTCCGTGTCAATGCTATAGCGTAGGTGTTCATGCTTGGATTTGCTGCTGTCTGTGCCAGTGCTGCCATCCCTATCTCCAGCCAAACAGGGCCTTTCAGCAGGGGAAATGAGTCAAGCCTGGCTGTACTAGTCAGTCATATCTTGAAATCAGACACTTTGGAGCTCTTAGAATGGCTATGTGATTTGTGATTATCTGATCAAGTGTGGTCTTGTAGATTTGGTGAATGTGAGAACCCCTCAGTGTTTAAAAGGGATTATTGGACTTCTCAGACCAGAAATCTCCCCTGTGGCATATCAAAGACTGTAGACTTATTCATTACTGATGTTGTAGTTAGTTAATACAGCCGTAAGATTGAAAATGCACCTGGAATTATATCTTAagctcaaagtttatttcaattTACTCATTAATATGAGGGAAATGTGAAATGATAGAATTGATGGGTGGGGCAGGTAGAGATTAAAATATACTTTAGTTACACAACACTCCACAGGGTAatcaatatacaattgtatgatcCCTTCTGATATGCATTGTTTCCTCaaaatatttttggtgaaatagaGAAAATTGTCTTGACAGTTTGTTTTTGAATTCATGAAGTTTACTTGTTCATATGTTTTAAATACTATTGTAAGTTAATATTCAACGGGGTGGTCCTTGGAAAATAACAAATTTGGCAATTTCCTTACTTAGTTTTTATTGTATGAAACCAAACTAGTCAGgcttgaaatatgttttttctTAGAAGTTTGAATTGTTTTTCTTGTGGCCTCTTTCGGCTGAAAAGATGTTAAGTTTGGGTGTTGGGAAATGGAAATACTTATTGAACTAAATTTTACAGGTTTCCTATACATTGAAAGTAGAACTGATTgtcttttgaagaaaaaaaaagaaacaaaaattactTTCTTCAGAAAGTTTGTGCTATTTTGACTTGTATACATTGCTTACACTGGTGTATACATATAAGTAACATATTCTATATATAAACATAGCAGTGTTCCCTTATGCCAATGCACTGAATCATTTTCTTCTCATTCTCAATTAATTTTGGTGCAAGTCTTCCTGAATGAATCCCTGAAACTTTCATGTTCACACAGCATTTAGCATTACAAGCAGTTGACATCAGATATCACGCTTTAATAGAATCTGGCAATTGATTATGTACCAGCATACATGTGGTAGACATGCAGACTTgcaagaaaggggggggggggcaggtttGAGCAGAagaggttttgttgttgtttttgtccctGTCTGCTGTTGTTTGATGTACAGGTTCCTCTTCTTCTGTGCATCAAATACCCCCACTACGACAAGACAAGGCAAAACTAAATCACAGACCTACttatgtgtgtgcctgtgtgtatgCATGCGTTTGTGTCTGATTGTGTGTGTCCACACAGCTGTGCTGGTGTTTCTCTGACGTAAAACAACTGAAATGTCACGGTGACAATGATGTGTTGGAAATCAGGAGACCCAGACTCTCAGGAAGTTTGTGTTCTGGGTATTACCAAAATGTAGCTTGAGCAAATTACCCAAGAGAATACACTGCATTCCCCCCTCCCAATCTTGAGAATGATCCCTCCATTCCTTCCTTGTTTAGAAGTTGTGTAGgatgtttttaatttcagatgttgattgatttattttgcTGTCGTGCGGAGCAGTGTTCTCTGGATGTTTGCCAAAATACAAATATTGGTATTAATACAGTTTTATTGTAATATAAAATCTTTGTGTGTGCTACTAAAAAGAGAGGATTGTTTCCTTGCACCTATCTTATATTCAGAGCACGACACATATCTGACCCTgcatcataaaacaaaacaaggaaaaaagtAACCAGAAATGGATTTTAAATAGTTaaaggcagattctgaaagagcagtcTTTAATctttaaaactagaaaagcactctgagagcgcagaactccgccaagcatgcagctcatttccaccactgatcttgttcttccatagagatatcagtgatttccacccatacgtatttTATATAGCATTGTGCTGAAAGttgcctgatttcccaatatagaagcctttgttacgtcataaaccctcagctgcatggcgcgcctcgccctagcagaaactagagcacgcacttaaGTGCGCGCaagcaaacctcaaatacgcgcagcctgagctcccaagttcattgaccctacctgccaaagtatcaaaaatccgtcataaattcctcaaaaattctcggatcactaccaaaagttaatcgtttgttgcttgtgtcattctcaacctctcctgcaagtttcatctcaatccgttaactactttttgagttattttgcacacatacaaactaactaactaactaacaaacgaacacacaaaccaacggtaaggaaaacataacctcctccctcggcggaggtaattatgtattgtaactcatttcaaatggactctcctaacataCCTGTGCCTAAATATTGGGAACAAAGCACACCCTCTGAGAAAGTGTGTACTGATAGAAGAGGATCTGAAGTAAAGGGTCACATGCAAGTAAAAATTGGAATGAGAGACAAGCCCCCGATAATTCCTTTAAGCAACTGCAGCCCACAGAATGTGTCACCTAGTGATTTTGTAGGGTTTGTCTACTCAGTAAAAGATATGATAATTGCAAGAAGGATGAAACATGGGTGTTTGGTCTCAAGTATTAACCATATGAAATTTGAGCTTCTTTTCCATCCTCCGCTTTCTAGTTCATTGAGTGTCTTCCCATATAGATCTTTGATTTCCAGTTTAATTGTCACGATTCTACTCATACTTGATCTTTGCAGGAAACTGGCTGACAGGCAAGATGGAAGACAGGACCACATCTACCACCGGGGCGGCAATGACTTCTTTGACAATGCCAAGAAAAACAACATCCCTTGGGTTCAGGTACCAGACAAAAAACTAGATAATGGAGAAGACAATGAGGAGGAGAGTGACAAGGTGTCCTTCGATGGCAAGGCGAGAgcaaggcagagagagagaatcgATGACACATTGCCCCGGCCGGACACTGGCCTGCAAGATCACCCCATGCGGGAGAAACCGAAACACAAAACGAAGCGGAAATCGAAGACATCCTCGAAGCGGAAGAGTCTCACTGCTCCCGAAGATGACCCAATCGCAAGGTTTGATTGGAATCAGAATGTGCGCAAGGACGACATACACGCTCCCCAGGGAAGTCTGTCTTCAGAGAAATGCACACCAAAGACCAATATCACCTTCTTGAAAGTCCACAAAACTGGCAGCAGCACTGTCCAGAACATCTTCCTGCGATACGGTGACCAGAACATGCTAAAATTTGTCCTGCCCACCCATGGCCACCACCTTGGGTACCCCAACTTCTTTGAGCAGAAGCACATGCTGAAGCTTCCAGGTGGAGTCTACAACATCTTCTGTCATCACGCCAGATTCAGCAATGAAGTGCGGGAGGTGATGCCGCCGAATTCAGTCTACATCAGCATCCTGCGTGATCCTGTCAAAGTCTTTGAGAGCGCCTTCACCTACTTCAAGCTGGACATGCGCATGAAGATGGCCGGCGAAAAAGATGCCATGAAGAGATTTCTCGACGACCCCAGGAAGTACTTTGACGAGTTCAGTAATGGCGTGCACGCGCGAAACGGTATGCTGTATGATTTTGGCGTTCCTCAAAAGGAATTTGACGACGTTGAATTCATCAACCGAGCAATATCCATGATTAATCAGCAGTTTGATTTGATTATGATTGCTGAGTATTTCGAAGAATCTTTGCTCCTGATGAAAGAGCTCCTGTGCTGGGAGATGCGTGATGTTGTTGTCTTCAGGCAAAATGCCAGAAACGTTGATTCTGTGCTGAGCATTGATTTGGACATGCGCTCCAAAATCCAGGATTGGAACTCGGGCGACATGCTTCTGTACAGCTTCTTCAATAAAACCCTGTGGGAGAAAATTCAGCGGTACGGGCACGATAGAATGAAAAAGGACAAGATTGTCCTGGAGCGCAAGACAAAAGACCTGTTTAAAAGGTGCATTGCTACAAACACAGCCTCGAGAGACCAGGGCGACTTTAAAGTGTGGCAACCGCCGGGTGTGAACATCAACGCTTTTGTCTTAAAATCTGAGGCAAGGGGGAACAAGCACTGCGAGATGATGGTTAAACCTGAAATACAGTACACAATGGAGCTGAAGATTAAACAGTTCCCAGGAATCGGTCTTGCCAGTAAGGTCAGACAGGTTAAGAAACCTCCAGCGCCGAGTGGGTTGGGAAGGAACTGGTGAGACACTGGGCGTGCTTGTAGTGCCAAAGTGAGTGGTGGAATGGTGTAATATGTCCCCAACCTGAAATACAGATGGAGATGGCCCATTTGTATGTATACCAGTGCATACAGCCAAGCAGGTAATGACAAGAGGGATGTTGCCTAATATCCTCTCCAGTACACCCAGAtgtgttctttaaaaaaaaaaagaaaaaaagtgtggtTTGATGCAATTAGTATGTTTCAATCAGGAAACATCATCATTCTTTTTGCCATTTGAGCCAGTGATTTGCCAACAACTGGCTGCGCTATCATCTTAGCGAGCCAGAAAACCATGGCTATTATAGCAGTCTGTGAGAAAAGGTACATGTCGGAGGAAGTTGGTGCTTTGCAGTCGTGTGATACTGGAGAAGAAGGAATTTCCTGAGCAACGGGTCACCGacttttgcattattttgcaGCGTTGAAATCAAAACCTGCAACCCGCCTGCGAGTAGCTATAACACATAGAGTGGATAGTATGAGAAGAACGATGACCAGATTTGTCAATGTGGTCATATTGCAGTGTATATTTGTAGAATGCGTCCAACATTCTTGGCCACTTTTCCCAACCACCAATAGACAGCTTGATATGGAGTTCATTTTGGACATTCCGAGTGGCTGTGAAGATTCAGTGGTTGTTGCATACGTCTGTGAAGAACTAACAGCAGAAGAAGGGAAAGACAAGAGTTGTGGGTACTGGTATCCATTGCCTTCACAGCTCAGCTCTCCAGCAGGACATACTGATTCCTACAGAGAACGCTTATGTGTGCATCAATGATATTTACATTATACACTTTTTATGTCTTGTAAATAATAATGTTTATTTTGCATAGAACtagtatttattttattatactACTTATTTTGTGTTTATGTAATATGGAGACTATGAGAGGCGGATGAATGGTGTCTGTAGCACAGGGTGGCTGGAAATTGAAGTCCATTTACCAGGGCATCAGCATTTTACAGTGTACTGTATATATTTCACAAAAgtatatatttcacaaaatgggaCGGGTGAGACAGTTACATGAATAGTTGTTTTTGCAACTAAAGATCACAGCGACGGAATGAATTGGACTGAGCATCCcgttactggaaaaaaaaagtacaaaatcaGTTGAATCCCACATTGGTGTCTGTATACAGGGCATTTGTGTTACAGGAGGCATTATTTTCGTGAGTCGTTGAGTGTACAAATATCAgacaatttgcaaaatttgtgaaaatataacTCTGCAGATTACACATAAAGGTTTGTGTGGCTCACAATGTTTTAaggttattattatcataccaTAGTGATAGGTCAGAAAGCAAACTTTGACTCACATTTCTTGTGAACACTCTTCTCAAATCATGTTGGTTTTTGGCCCAGAGGTGATTTCCATTTGAGTTTTGCTTGATTATGGATGGCACACTGGCAGGTTTAACatattgtaaaaaaataaataaagaaataaagagatagAGCTTAGCTTGACTTTGTATTAATCTGCCATGCTGCATGCATGAAGAGCATACTCTATTACATGAGAGTTTTGTGTTACATAGGCATTCACATAGGTTTTGACGTGTCCATACTACAAAATGTTGTTTGCAGTTTGATAACACTTGAGGGGACTGTTCCAATGACTGAGCACTCTGCAACGCTAAAGCACATTTAGAaacattttaaagaaatgtgATTACAAACAAGGTCTTATTTATGTGTGAAACCCCTCTATGCCTCGATGTTTGCCCTGCCCATTCCTTGCCTTTGCATTATTCCAACCAAAAAGCACACTGTTGCATGGTAGAAAGGGGAAGGATGAGCAGCTTCTTGTTGATTAGTAAACTACTGGCCCTCAATAATGGACGAAAAGAGATAAGTGGCGAATATATCCTACCAGTATATGTCTGATATCAGATCCATGGgtgttcagattttttttttttccgtacagTACCGCATGACAGAAGCTCTTGGTGCTGTATTGAAGGTATTGGTTCAGTATATTTCACAGGACAATACATCGTGTTTCCCCTCCTCTTTCCCAAACTATAAATGGCATCCTTAAAAATAATCTTCATAAGGGAGGTTTCACTTCTGTTCTAATTTTGCTGTCTTTTCATCTTCAGGGCAGGAACAGGTTGTATGATTCATCATGCTGGCTATTTCAGCACTACAGGGGACTTTCATTCTAAcaaaagtccttgggaccggcagtatTCTGTCCTTATAATTAGAATTTGATTTTAGCCGAACAATATTTGAAAgtaaagatatatagatgataaaGTTTGAGACCTGAAGAGTAACCTCCTTTTAACAAGAATT
The nucleotide sequence above comes from Diadema setosum chromosome 5, eeDiaSeto1, whole genome shotgun sequence. Encoded proteins:
- the LOC140228698 gene encoding galactosylceramide sulfotransferase-like, yielding MRTKLRYLLLFGSAVILLCFVYLHSGLKHDHHLAGREDADSAMNRKLADRQDGRQDHIYHRGGNDFFDNAKKNNIPWVQVPDKKLDNGEDNEEESDKVSFDGKARARQRERIDDTLPRPDTGLQDHPMREKPKHKTKRKSKTSSKRKSLTAPEDDPIARFDWNQNVRKDDIHAPQGSLSSEKCTPKTNITFLKVHKTGSSTVQNIFLRYGDQNMLKFVLPTHGHHLGYPNFFEQKHMLKLPGGVYNIFCHHARFSNEVREVMPPNSVYISILRDPVKVFESAFTYFKLDMRMKMAGEKDAMKRFLDDPRKYFDEFSNGVHARNGMLYDFGVPQKEFDDVEFINRAISMINQQFDLIMIAEYFEESLLLMKELLCWEMRDVVVFRQNARNVDSVLSIDLDMRSKIQDWNSGDMLLYSFFNKTLWEKIQRYGHDRMKKDKIVLERKTKDLFKRCIATNTASRDQGDFKVWQPPGVNINAFVLKSEARGNKHCEMMVKPEIQYTMELKIKQFPGIGLASKVRQVKKPPAPSGLGRNW